A window of the Cannabis sativa cultivar Pink pepper isolate KNU-18-1 chromosome X, ASM2916894v1, whole genome shotgun sequence genome harbors these coding sequences:
- the LOC115720421 gene encoding uncharacterized protein LOC115720421 — translation MWGRLNTKERLAKYDVSIDETCLLCGKEKESIKHLFFACDYSRNCLQEVKNWLHWRLNAESVQGIIKNIKNNKSSSATRRSMLKVVIAGLIYHIWEARNDVLWNQKMRRIQAVVKHIQRESKLRIIEIMPKKTKDVDREWIVNI, via the coding sequence ATGTGGGGAAGACTAAACACAAAAGAAAGGCTAGCTAAGTATGATGTGAGTATAGATGAGACTTGTCTCTTATGTGGGAAAGAGAAAGAATCAATTAAGCACCTATTCTTTGCTTGTGATTACAGTAGGAACTGTCTCCAGGAAGTCAAAAATTGGCTGCATTGGAGATTAAATGCAGAATCGGTGCAAGGCATAATTAAGAACATAAAAAACAACAAGAGCAGTTCAGCAACGAGAAGAAGCATGTTGAAAGTTGTAATAGCTGGGTTGATTTATCATATTTGGGAAGCTAGGAACGATGTTCTATGGAACCAAAAGATGAGGCGCATCCAGGCAGTAGTGAAGCACATTCAAAGGGAGAGCAAGCTTAGGATCATAGAGATTATGCCCAAGAAAACTAAAGATGTAGATAGAGAATGGATTGTGAATATCTAA